One window of Medicago truncatula cultivar Jemalong A17 chromosome 2, MtrunA17r5.0-ANR, whole genome shotgun sequence genomic DNA carries:
- the LOC11442044 gene encoding mediator of RNA polymerase II transcription subunit 15a isoform X1 encodes MDTNNWRPNQGAEPNMDTSDWRGQLQPESRQRIVNKIMDTLKRHLPVSGQEGLHELRKIAQRFEEKIYTAATSQSDYLRKISLKMLTMETKSQGTISNNIPPNQVGPSNQPPDPGLGIQSQVLNQGQQHPIPLPNQPQSRQQLLSQNIQNNIASQPNLPPVSGLTQTPIANGQNSNIQNMFNASQRQMQGRQQVVPQQQQQQQQQSQNPQQYLYQQQLLRQKLQMQSQQQQQQQHHQQQQQQQQQQQQQQNLLQSNQLQSSQQSVMQQPSMMQTSSLSSIQHNQQSNNGQQSTQSMLQQHPQVIRQQQQQQTSIMHQQQTPITQQSILPQQQQPQQQLMGQQANATNMQHNQILGPQNNVGDLQQSQRLLAQQNNLSNLQQQKLINQQNNLSNINQQLGNNAPGLQPQQVLGPQSGNSGMQTSQHSAHVLQQSKVPMQQQSQQGASNLLPSQPQQSQPQAPQQQLMPQVQSQPAQLQQQPNPLQRDMQQRLQASGSLLQQSGVFDQQKQIYQSQRPLPETSSNSMDSTAQTGQTSGGDWQEEVYQKIKAMKESYLPELSEMYQKIATKLHQHDSLPHQPKSDQLEKLKVFKMMLERLITFLQVSKSNISPSLKEKLGSYEKQIINFINTNRPRKISSLQPGQLPPPHMHSMSQTQPQATQVQSHENQMNTQLQTTNMQGPVPTMQQNNLTSMQHSSLSGVSTAQQNMMNTMQPSASLDLGQGNMSSLQQNSVTAPQQTNVSSLSSQAGVNMIQQNLNPLQPGSGMLQHQQLKQQQEQQMLQSQQFKQQYQRQLMQRQQMIQQQQLHQPAKQQLPAQMQTHQMQQLHQMNDVNDMKMRQGINAKPGVFQQHLASSQRSAYPHQQLKQGPFPVSSPQLLQATSPQISQHSSPQVDQQNHLPSVTKVGTPMQSANSPFIIPTPSPPLAPSPMPGDFEKPISGVSSISNVANVGHQQTGSGAAPAQSLAIGTPGISASPLLAEFTGPDGAHGNALAPSSGKSTVTEEPMDRLIKAVSSLTPAALSAAVSDISSVISMNDRIAGSAPGNGSRAAVGEDLVAMTNCRLQARNFITQDGANGTRRMKRCTNATPLNVVSSAGSVNDSIKLNGMEASDLESTATSNIKKPKFEANHALLEEIREVNQRLIDTVVSISDEEVDQTAAAAAAEGAEGTIVKCSYIAVALSPSLKALYGSAQMSPIHPLRLLVPTNYPNYSPIFLDKFPVESSIENEDLSAKAKSRFSISLRGFSQPMSLKEIAKSWDVCARTVISEYAQQSGGGTFSSKYGSWEDCSTW; translated from the exons ATGGATACCAATAATTGGAGACCTAATCAAGGTGCTGAACCGAATATGGATACTAGTGATTGGAGAGGTCAATTGCAGCCTGAATCACGCCAAAGAATTGTCAACAAAAT TATGGACACATTAAAAAGGCATCTTCCTGTTTCTGGTCAAGAAGGATTGCATGAACTTCGGAAGATTGCCCAAAGGTTTGAAGAGAAGATTTATACTGCTGCAACAAGCCAG TCTGATTATCTACGGAAAATATCTTTGAAGATGCTTACGATGGAGACTAAATCCCAGGGCACTATATCCAACAATATACCGCCGAATCAAGTTGGCCCTAGCAATCAACCTCCTGACCCAG gaCTTGGTATTCAGTCTCAAGTTCTCAATCAAGGGCAGCAACATCCTATTCCTTTGCCCAATCAGCCCCAGTCACGTCAACAGCTTCTATctcaaaacattcaaaataatattgcaTCTCAACCTAACTTGCCACCCGTATCTGGTCTAACTCAGACTCCCATCGCGAATGGCCAGAATTCCAACATTCAAAATATGTTCAATGCTTCCCAAAGACAAATGCAAGGAAGGCAGCAGGTTGTTCctcaacaacagcagcagcagcagcagcaatcACAGAATCCACAACAGTATCTGTACCAACAGCAGCTTTTGAGGCAAAAGCTTCAGATGCAATCTCAACAGCAGCAACAGCAACAGCACCAccaacagcagcaacaacagcaacagcaacagcagcagcagcagaaCCTTCTACAATCAAATCAGTTGCAATCTTCTCAGCAATCTGTCATGCAACAGCCTTCCATGATGCAAACATCTTCTTTATCTAGCATTCAGCACAATCAGCAATCTAATAATGGTCAACAGTCAACACAGTCCATGCTTCAGCAACACCCCCAGGTTATCAggcagcagcagcaacaacagaCTTCTATTATGCATCAGCAACAAACACCAATAACTCAACAGTCAATTTTGCCTCAACAACAGCAGCCGCAGCAACAGCTTATGGGTCAACAGGCAAATGCAACCAACATGCAACACAACCAGATACTTGGGCCACAGAATAATGTTGGTGATTTGCAGCAATCACAAAGGTTACTTGCCCAACAGAATAATCTTTCAAACTTGCAACAGCAGAAACTAATAAATCAGCAAAACAACCTATCAAATATAAATCAGCAGTTGGGAAATAATGCCCCTGGGTTACAGCCGCAACAGGTCCTTGGACCTCAATCTGGCAATTCAGGCATGCAGACAAGCCAGCACTCTGCACATGTGCTACAACAATCGAAGGTTCCAATGCAGCAACAATCACAACAAGGTGCATCAAATTTGTTACCATCTCAACCACAGCAGTCACAGCCACAAGCTCCGCAGCAGCAATTGATGCCACAGGTTCAATCTCAGCCTGCTCAATtgcaacaacaaccaaatcCCTTGCAacgagatatgcagcaaaggcTTCAGGCATCGGGGTCCTTACTTCAACAATCGGGTGTTTTTGATCAACAAAAGCAGATATATCAATCACAAAGACCCCTCCCAGAAACTTCGTCAA ATTCTATGGATTCAACAGCACAGACTGGACAGACAAGTGGGGGTGATTGGCAAGAAGAAGTGTATCAAAAA ATCAAAGCTATGAAAGAGAGCTACTTGCCAGAGCTTAGCGAGATGTATCAGAAAATCGCAACGAAACTTCATCAG CATGATTCTCTTCCCCACCAGCCAAAGTCAGATCAGCTTGAAAAGCTGAAGGTATTTAAAATGATGCTGGAGCGTCTTATAACATTCCTCCAGGTTTCCAAGAGCAACATCTCACCTAGTTTGAAGGAGAAACTGGGTTCATATGAGAAGCAGAttataaatttcataaatacAAACAGGCCTAGGAAAATTTCTTCATTGCAGCCAGGGCAGCTTCCCCCACCTCACATGCACTCCATGTCACAGACACAGCCCCAAGCTACTCAAGTGCAATCCCATGAAAATCAAATGAACACTCAGTTGCAAACCACCAACATGCAAGGCCCTGTACCAACAATGCAGCAGAATAATTTGACGAGCATGCAACATAGCTCTCTGTCTGGTGTATCTACAGCACAACAGAATATGATGAATACAATGCAACCTAGTGCCAGTTTGGATTTAGGACAAGGAAATATGAGCTCCCTTCAACAAAATTCCGTTACTGCTCCTCAACAAACTAATGTTAGCTCTTTATCTTCACAAGCGGGGGTAAATATGATCCAACAAAATCTTAATCCCCTTCAGCCAGGTTCTGGTATGCTTCAACACCAGCAACTGAAACAACAGCAGGAACAACAGATGTTGCAGAGTCAACAATTTAAACAACAATATCAACGACAACTAATGCAGAGGCAGCAAATGATACAGCAGCAGCAGTTGCACCAGCCAGCAAAACAACAGCTGCCTGCGCAAATGCAAACACATCAAATGCAACAACTTCACCAAATGAATGATGTAAATGACATGAAGATGAGGCAAGGAATTAATGCTAAGCCAGGGGTTTTTCAGCAACATCTTGCTTCCAGTCAACGCTCAGCTTATCCCCATCAACAGTTGAAACAAGGTCCTTTTCCCGTTTCTTCACCCCAACTCCTACAGGCTACATCTCCACAGATTTCACAACATTCGTCTCCCCAGGTTGATCAACAAAATCACCTCCCATCTGTGACAAAAGTTGGCACCCCTATGCAATCTGCTAACTCGCCTTTTATAATCCCCACTCCTTCACCTCCCTTAGCTCCATCTCCTATGCCAGGAGATTTTGAAAAGCCCATTTCTGGTGTTTCATCGATATCAAATGTTGCAAATGTTGGACACCAGCAAACAGGGAGTGGAGCAGCACCTGCTCAATCTCTTGCCATTGGAACTCCTGGAATATCAGCCTCTCCTTTACTGGCAGAGTTCACCGGTCCAGATGGTGCTCATGGTAATGCATTAGCGCCCTCTTCAGGAAAGTCAACTGTTACTGAGGAGCCTATGGACCGCCTAATTAAAGCG GTGAGTTCGTTGACCCCTGCGGCTTTAAGTGCAGCTGTCAGCGATATTAGTTCAGTTATCAGCATGAACGATAGGATAGCAGGGTCAGCTCCAGGCAATGGATCTAGAGCTGCTGTTGGTGAAGATTTGGTTGCCATGACTAATTGTCGCCTTCAGGCTAGAAATTTCATCACCCAAGATGGTGCGAATGGAACCAGGAGGATGAAACGCTGCACCAATGCTACACCCTTGAATGTTGTATCATCTGCTGGTAGTGTGAATGATAGTATCAAGTTAAATGGTATGGAGGCTTCTGATTTAGAGTCAACTGCAACATCCAATATCAAGAAGCCAAAGTTTGAG GCTAATCATGCCCTCCTGGAAGAAATTAGGGAGGTTAATCAGCGACTTATTGACACAGTAGTGAGCATAAGTGATGAAGAAGTTGATCAAACTGCAGCAGCAGCCGCTGCTGAAGGGGCAGAAGGGACTATTGTCAAATGTTCTTACATTGCCGTGGCTCTCAGTCCAAGTTTAAAAGCCCTATACGGTTCAGCTCAAATG TCGCCAATTCATCCCCTGCGCCTCCTTGTTCCTACAAATTATCCCAATTATTCTCCCATATTCCTCGACAAGTTTCCAGTTGAATCCAG TATTGAGAATGAAGATCTTTCTGCCAAAGCAAAGTCAAGGTTTAGCATATCATTACGAGGTTTTTCACAACCTATGTCTCTTAAAGAGATAGCAAAATCTTGGGATGTATGTGCTCGAACAGTTATTTCTGAGTATGCACAACAGAGTGGTGGAGGGACTTTCAGCTCTAAGTACGGCTCTTGGGAGGATTGCTCCACATGGTAA
- the LOC11432039 gene encoding putative uncharacterized protein DDB_G0288537: MTMAFRSSRSETSSYSHFASSSVSTFSPRASPVMMQSSSYGHRSTPPSPPSPSSTVRFSTEQRPESPGPKSMTAVSSTNTKPARRCMCSPTTHAGSFRCAYHKRMAEQEQQRQQKQDKVHQQHQQQKEVQQKQHQQQQRQQITAMSRSRTLNLRRSAMKNSLIRIGVEGEILKRTLTNLIRPSPQQLRRREAFQAKPSRLSVMSKAA, from the coding sequence atgaccatggCTTTTCGTTCCTCAAGATCCGAAACTTCATCATATTCACACTTCGCTTCTTCATCCGTATCAACTTTCTCTCCAAGAGCCTCTCCTGTGATGATGCAATCCTCATCATACGGTCACCGTTCTACACCACCGTCTCCACCGTCACCTTCTTCCACCGTAAGATTCTCCACCGAACAACGACCGGAATCTCCAGGACCTAAATCGATGACGGCGGTGTCGTCCACGAATACGAAGCCGGCGAGGAGGTGCATGTGTTCTCCTACGACACACGCTGGTTCGTTTCGGTGCGCGTATCATAAACGCATGGCGGAGCAAGAACAACAACGGCAACAGAAACAAGATAAagttcatcaacaacatcaacagcaAAAAGAAGTTCAACAGAAGCAGCATCAGCAGCAACAACGGCAACAAATTACGGCGATGTCAAGAAGTAGAACGCTGAATCTTAGACGATCGGCGATGAAGAATTCGTTGATTCGAATCGGTGTAGAAGGTGAAATTTTGAAGAGAACATTAACGAATTTGATTCGACCTTCGCCGCAACAACTTCGCCGCCGGGAAGCTTTTCAGGCGAAGCCAAGCCGGCTCTCTGTTATGTCAAAAGCTGCTTAA
- the LOC11442044 gene encoding mediator of RNA polymerase II transcription subunit 15a isoform X2: protein MLTMETKSQGTISNNIPPNQVGPSNQPPDPGLGIQSQVLNQGQQHPIPLPNQPQSRQQLLSQNIQNNIASQPNLPPVSGLTQTPIANGQNSNIQNMFNASQRQMQGRQQVVPQQQQQQQQQSQNPQQYLYQQQLLRQKLQMQSQQQQQQQHHQQQQQQQQQQQQQQNLLQSNQLQSSQQSVMQQPSMMQTSSLSSIQHNQQSNNGQQSTQSMLQQHPQVIRQQQQQQTSIMHQQQTPITQQSILPQQQQPQQQLMGQQANATNMQHNQILGPQNNVGDLQQSQRLLAQQNNLSNLQQQKLINQQNNLSNINQQLGNNAPGLQPQQVLGPQSGNSGMQTSQHSAHVLQQSKVPMQQQSQQGASNLLPSQPQQSQPQAPQQQLMPQVQSQPAQLQQQPNPLQRDMQQRLQASGSLLQQSGVFDQQKQIYQSQRPLPETSSNSMDSTAQTGQTSGGDWQEEVYQKIKAMKESYLPELSEMYQKIATKLHQHDSLPHQPKSDQLEKLKVFKMMLERLITFLQVSKSNISPSLKEKLGSYEKQIINFINTNRPRKISSLQPGQLPPPHMHSMSQTQPQATQVQSHENQMNTQLQTTNMQGPVPTMQQNNLTSMQHSSLSGVSTAQQNMMNTMQPSASLDLGQGNMSSLQQNSVTAPQQTNVSSLSSQAGVNMIQQNLNPLQPGSGMLQHQQLKQQQEQQMLQSQQFKQQYQRQLMQRQQMIQQQQLHQPAKQQLPAQMQTHQMQQLHQMNDVNDMKMRQGINAKPGVFQQHLASSQRSAYPHQQLKQGPFPVSSPQLLQATSPQISQHSSPQVDQQNHLPSVTKVGTPMQSANSPFIIPTPSPPLAPSPMPGDFEKPISGVSSISNVANVGHQQTGSGAAPAQSLAIGTPGISASPLLAEFTGPDGAHGNALAPSSGKSTVTEEPMDRLIKAVSSLTPAALSAAVSDISSVISMNDRIAGSAPGNGSRAAVGEDLVAMTNCRLQARNFITQDGANGTRRMKRCTNATPLNVVSSAGSVNDSIKLNGMEASDLESTATSNIKKPKFEANHALLEEIREVNQRLIDTVVSISDEEVDQTAAAAAAEGAEGTIVKCSYIAVALSPSLKALYGSAQMSPIHPLRLLVPTNYPNYSPIFLDKFPVESSIENEDLSAKAKSRFSISLRGFSQPMSLKEIAKSWDVCARTVISEYAQQSGGGTFSSKYGSWEDCSTW from the exons ATGCTTACGATGGAGACTAAATCCCAGGGCACTATATCCAACAATATACCGCCGAATCAAGTTGGCCCTAGCAATCAACCTCCTGACCCAG gaCTTGGTATTCAGTCTCAAGTTCTCAATCAAGGGCAGCAACATCCTATTCCTTTGCCCAATCAGCCCCAGTCACGTCAACAGCTTCTATctcaaaacattcaaaataatattgcaTCTCAACCTAACTTGCCACCCGTATCTGGTCTAACTCAGACTCCCATCGCGAATGGCCAGAATTCCAACATTCAAAATATGTTCAATGCTTCCCAAAGACAAATGCAAGGAAGGCAGCAGGTTGTTCctcaacaacagcagcagcagcagcagcaatcACAGAATCCACAACAGTATCTGTACCAACAGCAGCTTTTGAGGCAAAAGCTTCAGATGCAATCTCAACAGCAGCAACAGCAACAGCACCAccaacagcagcaacaacagcaacagcaacagcagcagcagcagaaCCTTCTACAATCAAATCAGTTGCAATCTTCTCAGCAATCTGTCATGCAACAGCCTTCCATGATGCAAACATCTTCTTTATCTAGCATTCAGCACAATCAGCAATCTAATAATGGTCAACAGTCAACACAGTCCATGCTTCAGCAACACCCCCAGGTTATCAggcagcagcagcaacaacagaCTTCTATTATGCATCAGCAACAAACACCAATAACTCAACAGTCAATTTTGCCTCAACAACAGCAGCCGCAGCAACAGCTTATGGGTCAACAGGCAAATGCAACCAACATGCAACACAACCAGATACTTGGGCCACAGAATAATGTTGGTGATTTGCAGCAATCACAAAGGTTACTTGCCCAACAGAATAATCTTTCAAACTTGCAACAGCAGAAACTAATAAATCAGCAAAACAACCTATCAAATATAAATCAGCAGTTGGGAAATAATGCCCCTGGGTTACAGCCGCAACAGGTCCTTGGACCTCAATCTGGCAATTCAGGCATGCAGACAAGCCAGCACTCTGCACATGTGCTACAACAATCGAAGGTTCCAATGCAGCAACAATCACAACAAGGTGCATCAAATTTGTTACCATCTCAACCACAGCAGTCACAGCCACAAGCTCCGCAGCAGCAATTGATGCCACAGGTTCAATCTCAGCCTGCTCAATtgcaacaacaaccaaatcCCTTGCAacgagatatgcagcaaaggcTTCAGGCATCGGGGTCCTTACTTCAACAATCGGGTGTTTTTGATCAACAAAAGCAGATATATCAATCACAAAGACCCCTCCCAGAAACTTCGTCAA ATTCTATGGATTCAACAGCACAGACTGGACAGACAAGTGGGGGTGATTGGCAAGAAGAAGTGTATCAAAAA ATCAAAGCTATGAAAGAGAGCTACTTGCCAGAGCTTAGCGAGATGTATCAGAAAATCGCAACGAAACTTCATCAG CATGATTCTCTTCCCCACCAGCCAAAGTCAGATCAGCTTGAAAAGCTGAAGGTATTTAAAATGATGCTGGAGCGTCTTATAACATTCCTCCAGGTTTCCAAGAGCAACATCTCACCTAGTTTGAAGGAGAAACTGGGTTCATATGAGAAGCAGAttataaatttcataaatacAAACAGGCCTAGGAAAATTTCTTCATTGCAGCCAGGGCAGCTTCCCCCACCTCACATGCACTCCATGTCACAGACACAGCCCCAAGCTACTCAAGTGCAATCCCATGAAAATCAAATGAACACTCAGTTGCAAACCACCAACATGCAAGGCCCTGTACCAACAATGCAGCAGAATAATTTGACGAGCATGCAACATAGCTCTCTGTCTGGTGTATCTACAGCACAACAGAATATGATGAATACAATGCAACCTAGTGCCAGTTTGGATTTAGGACAAGGAAATATGAGCTCCCTTCAACAAAATTCCGTTACTGCTCCTCAACAAACTAATGTTAGCTCTTTATCTTCACAAGCGGGGGTAAATATGATCCAACAAAATCTTAATCCCCTTCAGCCAGGTTCTGGTATGCTTCAACACCAGCAACTGAAACAACAGCAGGAACAACAGATGTTGCAGAGTCAACAATTTAAACAACAATATCAACGACAACTAATGCAGAGGCAGCAAATGATACAGCAGCAGCAGTTGCACCAGCCAGCAAAACAACAGCTGCCTGCGCAAATGCAAACACATCAAATGCAACAACTTCACCAAATGAATGATGTAAATGACATGAAGATGAGGCAAGGAATTAATGCTAAGCCAGGGGTTTTTCAGCAACATCTTGCTTCCAGTCAACGCTCAGCTTATCCCCATCAACAGTTGAAACAAGGTCCTTTTCCCGTTTCTTCACCCCAACTCCTACAGGCTACATCTCCACAGATTTCACAACATTCGTCTCCCCAGGTTGATCAACAAAATCACCTCCCATCTGTGACAAAAGTTGGCACCCCTATGCAATCTGCTAACTCGCCTTTTATAATCCCCACTCCTTCACCTCCCTTAGCTCCATCTCCTATGCCAGGAGATTTTGAAAAGCCCATTTCTGGTGTTTCATCGATATCAAATGTTGCAAATGTTGGACACCAGCAAACAGGGAGTGGAGCAGCACCTGCTCAATCTCTTGCCATTGGAACTCCTGGAATATCAGCCTCTCCTTTACTGGCAGAGTTCACCGGTCCAGATGGTGCTCATGGTAATGCATTAGCGCCCTCTTCAGGAAAGTCAACTGTTACTGAGGAGCCTATGGACCGCCTAATTAAAGCG GTGAGTTCGTTGACCCCTGCGGCTTTAAGTGCAGCTGTCAGCGATATTAGTTCAGTTATCAGCATGAACGATAGGATAGCAGGGTCAGCTCCAGGCAATGGATCTAGAGCTGCTGTTGGTGAAGATTTGGTTGCCATGACTAATTGTCGCCTTCAGGCTAGAAATTTCATCACCCAAGATGGTGCGAATGGAACCAGGAGGATGAAACGCTGCACCAATGCTACACCCTTGAATGTTGTATCATCTGCTGGTAGTGTGAATGATAGTATCAAGTTAAATGGTATGGAGGCTTCTGATTTAGAGTCAACTGCAACATCCAATATCAAGAAGCCAAAGTTTGAG GCTAATCATGCCCTCCTGGAAGAAATTAGGGAGGTTAATCAGCGACTTATTGACACAGTAGTGAGCATAAGTGATGAAGAAGTTGATCAAACTGCAGCAGCAGCCGCTGCTGAAGGGGCAGAAGGGACTATTGTCAAATGTTCTTACATTGCCGTGGCTCTCAGTCCAAGTTTAAAAGCCCTATACGGTTCAGCTCAAATG TCGCCAATTCATCCCCTGCGCCTCCTTGTTCCTACAAATTATCCCAATTATTCTCCCATATTCCTCGACAAGTTTCCAGTTGAATCCAG TATTGAGAATGAAGATCTTTCTGCCAAAGCAAAGTCAAGGTTTAGCATATCATTACGAGGTTTTTCACAACCTATGTCTCTTAAAGAGATAGCAAAATCTTGGGATGTATGTGCTCGAACAGTTATTTCTGAGTATGCACAACAGAGTGGTGGAGGGACTTTCAGCTCTAAGTACGGCTCTTGGGAGGATTGCTCCACATGGTAA